The genome window TCCATTAGACTACGGTAATTTTAGAAAGGTGTACCTTAATAAACTGCCATGATATCTGCAGCTTGTAACATAGCATACATCAGCTAGTGGTTAACCACACAAGCACAAGTTTTTATGCATGATATGCACATTATCTTATATTTTGTTCTCCTTTAAAAGATGTACTTCCTGGACTACTTCTACTTaactgttttgtttattgttaaATAATAAAGCATTTGCATTTCCTTATTATCTCGTATTCTGTTGCAGGTGGTTTAAAGATTGAAGTGCTGTGTTGTGGTTTCAAATGTTCTCGTTATCCTGCCTTATTTACTGctgttcatttcagtctgaCAGGCTGCTGGCTTGCTGAGCTATCTTTGGCCACAGGTGCTCGAGCTAATGTCCATGGATCCATATCACTACCAGGGAATAACTTGTACCGTACCACTTTATGTCAGAAACTCTCAACTCTTCCTCTCAGGTTGGCTTTCAACTAATACGTCTGTAGCACTTAAGAGAACTTTACAATTTGCGTgactctgcactgtgtgttaGATATAGTAAGGCAGGTTAATATTAAACAATCTCAGCATCTTATAGCTGTTGTAGAGCACCCTGTTTGCTTAGACACGCAGCTCAGAGTGCTGCTGCTTGCTGAGTGTCAGATTGCTGTGACAGAGTTCATAGTCCCTAAGATAGGCAGCTCGACCTTGATACCATGGCCGGGAAGCAGCATGATGGCAGGTTTTGGTGTTTACAGACACATCTGTCACGTGTACTCCGTCAACAAATTAGACATGCTCACACACCGTCCCACCAAGCCTGGCTGCTTGTCAGATCAAGAGGTTGCAGGCCCCTCTAAAACTCCGTGCTGCAAGGTGTAAACTTCATGCCCTGTCTTTCCATTGGGTGGGGAATGTTGGGAAAAGTTCCTCCCGCTTCTTGCCAGCACACCTCGACTATCCTCCAATAACATCTTTGGATTTCTCATTCTCATGTCCCAACAGGCAATCCGTGATGGACTCCAGGTCTCGCAGACTTCCATGTCTGCCCAGCTTAAGGTCGTCCTACACATCCAGTCCATCagtctcctcctcatcactgggCTCCAGCAGGTTGTACAGTAGGGAGACAGCGCTCAACAATGACCGCTTCCCGAGGGCATCATCGGCTTACAAAGCAGATCTGGACCAACAGGTAGGCTGATGGCTTATACTTCAGGCTTATGGCAAAGAAATGGCTCAAGGTTTTGAACCCTGCATAGCATTGCTGTCTATACAGAGCTTACACCCCCCTTTATAAACTGACTTACAACACAGACAGTTTAAATTCAGATGGACTACACCACTCCCTTAGTTTGCTGTATCAGtcttcagagttttttttaGATATGTGTCTGTTTCATAGCTGTCATTGGAGGTTAACACCAGCTTCATGTAATTCAGCCTGGTATGAAAGGTCATGCAGGGTGATAGTGTTGGTTTAAGTTGAATAAAACAGTCCAgagcaacaataacaacaacagcagcacttgCTGGGCCCATGGCATCCTACTGTATCTGTGTACCTGTTCGTCTTGGGGCTTTACTCATCTGCCTTTCTGGTGTATTCCAGAGAGAGGACATTCACGTAAGCTCTTTTCTTCCATGTTCCCATTGGAACTTGGTACAGTAGCTAGCTACATCTATTAGTGGTGCAACAGTAGACTCTTTGGAGGTCTTTTTATAGGGCAGCCTAGATTCCTTGGCACACTTTGTGTATATTTTAGTCCCACTTCTCATTATGGCCTGTGTCAAAAGATAGTGTTACTGTTGGCCTGGGCCCTGTTTAGTTGTTCCTCTTCTTTCCAGAAGAGCTAGCTTGGTGCAAAGACCCAACAAACCATTCCCCTTCCATGATTCAATTTATTATGGGTACTGAGATGAGCACAAATTCAAAGACGAATCTTACAACAAAAAGGAAATTGTGTGCATtgatgtttacattcagtgtttctcccCAGAAACCAACCAACCAGTTGAGTGCATGTCCGTGCTCCGAAAACATTACCAAAGCCAGTctgttgaatattttaaaacCCACTGCTTACTTCCATATTAATGTCAGCgagcagtcttcttcttccctgctctttgtttcttgGCACATTAcgcccaccaaaaaaaaaaaaagtgagactgTTGAAATATGTATTTCACCACACGCTTGCGCCTGTGCTGGCTGGCCCCAAGATGCAAACAAAATGGGGAACCACTCATCAAAACATGACTCCATAGTGCCActagtgtttgtgtgattgtcccactacaaagagacaggaagagtgAACACGCTTTTTACCTTCTCTCCCTTTGAAGAGTTCTCGTCTCCTGGGGTCATCCAGAGactacagcagctctgacagttGCTCCGCCAGCTGGAAGTTACCCTCTTCTCGAACAGCCTCCAGCAGATCTTATGACCGCCCGTGGGCTGAATCCCctctcagcagcaggagcaAACTGGTACTGGAGCCGTACTAATTAATAGCAGGCAAAACACAGCCTGGTGAAATGTATTCTCTAAAACTTTAAAACGTTTTAGAGTGGAGGTTAGAGGAACATTTCTGAATGATATCACTGAAatatgaatgcattttttttaatgtctgccTTCATTTTCCCAGACTGATTCTGAGGGGAGGTTGGGGATGCGCTCAGTTCTGTTGAACGCCACTGATGATGGCGATTCTAAAAGGGCCAAACTGTCATACAGCAACAGAGGACTGTACTCAAGAACGCCCAGCACCTCAGTTTCAGGATCCACCTATTCCAGTAATGGGCTTAGCAGTGGCAGAGGTACATAATACCAGACTTGTGGAGGTCATGAGAAAAACTGTTGCCCCAGGGAACACTCACTGATTTTTACGCCTGTATTTTATTGCTCTGATGTGGGTTGGACATGTTAATTCACACTGCATACAGTTTGTCCAGAGCGCACCCCCACCGCCTGGCTTGAGCTGCACATTCCTCATTTTAGTTGACTCACCTGCAGTGGAGAGCCAAAATTAGATGGCTGCTTTTTACCATGTTGTTAGTTCATTAGCAGTAGAAGCTAACACGGATGACCTGAAATACCAGGAAATCAAATTACATCGAGCGTCAGTGATCATTCACACTTTATACACAGGACATACTGGGTATTTAGTAGCCTGTCAGGTAGCCTGATTTGGTTTCAGTGCAGGTGGTAACAGTGGTGAAACAGTGGTGCATCTGTGATAACATGCGTGGTTTACATATTTAACAACTATAGTAAACCATATTTAAATAATTCTTTAGGGAAACATGACTGAACTAGAGTGGTGGGCTACTGGTGCACATAAATAGTTGCAAAAATGCAGCCAATGGCGTGACACTACGCCGATAAATGTCTGAACTTTGGAAGTAGGTGTTGGCTGGTGTTGAGTTTTGTTGTCAGTTGTATTCCAGGATCACGTTGCACCAGCTATTCTTAGATCCATTacaaagtttgtgtgtgaaatccTTTGGGAGTTATAAGGAAGTGTTGTTTAACTTTATTACACAGCACCATTTAAACTTAAGGAACATCTTAGCAAGTAAACACTTTAGcagcaaacatgcagcactgGATCAACCATGTATCAAAGAGGAAGTCACTACAAGCTGTGATGTAACTGCCAAAATAAATAGTTTTAGGAGGCCAAATGATTTATTAACGAAACTGATGATCCCATGTAAATGTAGGCatgacttcatttatttatagaGATACatggagaaatgtgtgtgtttcagatgtaATGAGTGGGTAATATGTGGTCGTGCTAACCTAACAAAGTTATTTACTCTAACATTTGAAGTTTTCTAACTTAAGGTATATTGTGTTGGGAAGGTGATGGTCAAACGTGAGGACCATCCCATTATATCTCTTTTAGCTATGTTAGCAACAGTGAGACTGAGCATATACTATGTGTAAGTACTTAGTATCTCTTAAGCTCTACTGCTTTACGTGGTGTCACCAGTTTTAATTTAGGGCTGCATAAATCTTCACTCTACTCAGCAGTAACATAAGTGTTTGTTAAGTTCACACTTGCAACCAGCTCCAGATGTTAAATGTGCTGTAACTTGGGGGTAGCTTGTGGAGCGAAAGCCTTTCTGCACGGTCTCTGTCAGCCGTAGATTTAGTCGCACTTGATCATAATTTCAACTAGCAGTTACCAGACATAGATACTAATACATGAACATCTGGACATGTAAGTAATTAGTGATGATTACactgaaaaaatacattttcttagCCTGTATTTGGTTTATTTAAAAAGTGTACCAGATCTAAATGAGATGTCAAGTCAAATGCTTTTAAACTGGTTTGGAAAATGAACCCAGCAAATCTCAAAACAGTTTGTCTACTCGTTTCTTaacaggtgaaaaacaaaacgACACACGCGAGTCGTCGTGGAGCTCATGCCGTTTACTCTCACAGACGTCTTCTTCCTCAGCAAAGCCGCTGTTGTCcaggagagagctggagacaaAGAGTGAGCTCAGCCTCTCAGGTTTGGGAGAAAGACGGACTTCAGGATTGGGTTCCTCCTTGTGTAGGTATATTTTCTGACATAAACTCACACATAGCACGCAGCCTGCTTCAATGTATTGTTATATATAAGCCAATCCTTCTCATTTCAGATCCAACAGACAGGGTGACCTCCACATATGCACAGGGAGCTCGGCCCAAAGAGACTGCCtaccctcccacctcctccttctcctcgtcTTACTCCTCCACTAGTAGAGAAAGCTCTCTAAATCGCCACCTCTTATCTTCCACCTCCCACCGGTCTTCTCCTCTGGGGCGTGACTTCAGCAACAGAACCACAGCCCGCCTCTTGAGCGGCTCATCCACCCTCTCCTCATCTCAGGAACCAACAAGACGCCCTGAATCCTCCTCAGatatctcctcctcttcttacTCCTCCCGCACCCCCTGGCGCACCAGTCCCCTGGCCAGACCGGAGGCCACGCTCCCTCTTAGGCCGGCCCCTGAAGGAGGAGAGCCAGAGGGCCGTCGCTCCACTCGTCACCTTTTGTCCCGTCTCTTTTCACGCCGCTCCAGCCAAGACTCCTCAAGTGGATCTTCCAGCGTTCGCTCCCTTGACGATGACAGTCCATCAATTGGCGGAGAGTCTGTGGACAGTGACGAGGGAGCCAAGATGGCTAGCGTGGAGCCCAACGCTGGAGGTTCAGAGGCGAGCACAGGTGTCCCCAGGAATCGTAGAGCAGACCTCGCCCCGATCCGGGAAAACGACAGCAACGGCTATCGTAGTGGCCTGGCTCGGCCCAGGATGTCATTGTGGAGAGAGCCTGATGTTAGCCGAAGTAATAGCACAAGCAGTGGAGGAGGCAGCAACGCCTcctggctctcctcctccctccgcgGCCGctgccctcccctcctctctcgcCTTAGAAGACACGCTAGGGACGAGAGCGCACACTCCACAGCCGGCTTAGAAGAAAGCTACGGCCGCCCGCAGCATTTACTGAGAAGGTGGGATAACCTTGAGCATAACACATCacaggatgatgaagatgatgacgacgatgatgaggatgaggaagaggaggagggcgatgaggatgaagaggagaaggaggagggagcagtTGGTTTAGAGGCCTTTGGCGCAGGTGGTCCCTGCAAACTGGAGGATGAGCCGCTGCCTGAGCTGGAAGATGCCTCGGTCGAGTTTTCTCCGCGCCGCAGACTCGGAGTGTATGAAAACGTTTCAGTGTCTATGCGTCCACTGAGCGATGTGGAGAGCCAGCTGGATGGCCAGAGGGAGAAGCCCATTTCCAGCAGGGATCAAGAGAAGCTGCGCAAGATCAAGGAGAGGTATTGGATTTTGATCTCCCTCATAAGCATGCGTTTGTTACTTCTTGTCCTCTTAGAGAACTGCTTGGTATGAGATACTGTGCTCGACTGCTGTGTCACGGGGAGTTGGATGACATGAATATCAAATGTACATCATATGGTAGCACAATCTAGCCTACAGTAGAATGCTTCATAACAGTTTCCTTCTCTAATGCCTGGTTCAGACTACACAAATTTAGCCCGATTTTAAGACACCCCTGCCAAGACATGTATACAGGCACTGTATCACCAGTGGAACTACATATCCTCCTGTCCTGCTACAGACTGCTGCTGGAGGATTCTGACGAGGAAGATGGCGACCTGTGCCGAATCTGTCAGATGGGGGAGGAATCGGCATCCAACCCCCTGATTCAGCCTTGCCGCTGCACAGGCAGCCTGCAGTACGTCCACCAGGAATGCATCAAGAGGTGGCTTCGCTCCAAGATTGGCTCGGGTAAATACAAACTTCTTAATTTGGCTGCAGCTTTCACGAAAAACCACGTCTTGTCAAACAAATCactgtgggggttttttttttctcttttaggCACAAACCTGGAGGCCATCACAACATGTGAACTCTGCAAGGAGAAACTGCGTTTGAACATAGACAACTTTGACATTCAGGAGTTATACAGGACGCACGTGCAAGTGAGTCACCATCTAATTTCCTTTTATGagagaattttaaaaaattacaGTGCCCAATACATTCCTAATTAATTGAA of Chaetodon auriga isolate fChaAug3 chromosome 1, fChaAug3.hap1, whole genome shotgun sequence contains these proteins:
- the marchf7 gene encoding E3 ubiquitin-protein ligase MARCHF7 — protein: MDSRSRRLPCLPSLRSSYTSSPSVSSSSLGSSRLYSRETALNNDRFPRASSAYKADLDQQSSRLLGSSRDYSSSDSCSASWKLPSSRTASSRSYDRPWAESPLSSRSKLTDSEGRLGMRSVLLNATDDGDSKRAKLSYSNRGLYSRTPSTSVSGSTYSSNGLSSGRGEKQNDTRESSWSSCRLLSQTSSSSAKPLLSRRELETKSELSLSGLGERRTSGLGSSLYPTDRVTSTYAQGARPKETAYPPTSSFSSSYSSTSRESSLNRHLLSSTSHRSSPLGRDFSNRTTARLLSGSSTLSSSQEPTRRPESSSDISSSSYSSRTPWRTSPLARPEATLPLRPAPEGGEPEGRRSTRHLLSRLFSRRSSQDSSSGSSSVRSLDDDSPSIGGESVDSDEGAKMASVEPNAGGSEASTGVPRNRRADLAPIRENDSNGYRSGLARPRMSLWREPDVSRSNSTSSGGGSNASWLSSSLRGRCPPLLSRLRRHARDESAHSTAGLEESYGRPQHLLRRWDNLEHNTSQDDEDDDDDDEDEEEEEGDEDEEEKEEGAVGLEAFGAGGPCKLEDEPLPELEDASVEFSPRRRLGVYENVSVSMRPLSDVESQLDGQREKPISSRDQEKLRKIKERLLLEDSDEEDGDLCRICQMGEESASNPLIQPCRCTGSLQYVHQECIKRWLRSKIGSGTNLEAITTCELCKEKLRLNIDNFDIQELYRTHVQSEYDEFISSGLYLVVLLHFCEQRFSDVLGAVDAAGLFNLVRILHEHMDNLEILHGESDAESRDNRPSIDFSDPEDDLEDE